One Budorcas taxicolor isolate Tak-1 chromosome 13, Takin1.1, whole genome shotgun sequence DNA window includes the following coding sequences:
- the LOC128058841 gene encoding colostrum trypsin inhibitor, which produces MKLSRLLALCLTLCLVGLASSGKTSDNLKQEASQDLFQTSPDLCQLPQARGPCKAALLRYFYNSTSNACEPFTYGGCQGNDNNFETTEMCLRICQPPETKDKS; this is translated from the exons ATGAAGCTCAGCCGCCTACTTGCCCTTTGCCTCACCCTCTGCCTGGTGGGCTTGGCGAGCTCAGGAAAGACCTCAG ACAATCTCAAACAAGAGGCTTCCCAGGACTTGTTCCAAACATCCCCTGACCTGTGCCAGCTCCCCCAAGCAAGGGGCCCCTGCAAAGCTGCTTTGCTCCGATACTTCTATAACTCTACATCCAATGCTTGTGAGCCCTTTACCTATGGTGGTTGTCAGGGCAATGACAACAATTTTGAGACCACAGAGATGTGTTTGAGGATCTGCCAACCCCCTG AGACCAAGGACAAGAGCTGA